GGAAAAAAAGCAAATTCTATTTCAGCACAATCTTTTCGAACCTTTTGATAGTCCCTTGTTCAATACACATCAGGTAAATCCCTTTTGAAAGACTCGATAGGTCAATTGTTCCGGGCAATGCAATTTCCGATGCAAATACTTCTGAACCAAACCCGTTGAGTAACTTTAAAGTGACTGTTCCATCAATACCGGCGATATGGATTAGCCCGGAAGTAGGATTTGGATAGATTTTTACCTGTTGAACCTCATCCAAAGTCACTCCTGTTGCTGAAAATTTAACTGAATTTACCTCAGAAATTCCCTGTTGCTCAAACGATTCATTATTCAACAGCGGGTTATAGGTTACCTGGAGGTTGTATTGTTCTCCGGTGGATGGTCTGTAAACTTTGAAA
This DNA window, taken from Bacteroidales bacterium, encodes the following:
- a CDS encoding T9SS type A sorting domain-containing protein; the protein is FKVYRPSTGEQYNLQVTYNPLLNNESFEQQGISEVNSVKFSATGVTLDEVQQVKIYPNPTSGLIHIAGIDGTVTLKLLNGFGSEVFASEIALPGTIDLSSLSKGIYLMCIEQGTIKRFEKIVLK